From the Raphanus sativus cultivar WK10039 unplaced genomic scaffold, ASM80110v3 Scaffold0415, whole genome shotgun sequence genome, the window GAGGAACAATTTGAAACATCGGAAACGTAGGCAGTTTAAACAACAACAATACATCGTCTTACCGTTTTCCAGCCAAAATGGATTCGTATGCTTCAAGTGCGTCAAATTTTGCCTGGTTTCGTTCGACAACATGCGACAGATCCCTCTTGACTTCCATTAATTGTTGCACAGTATcaaatgatacttttaggtaTTTCTTTCGCAGGCCAGATAGATGATTTTTCTGCTCATGAgcataagaaaaaataaactcGAATTGGTAGGTCACAAACAAAAGTTAGAAAGACACACTAAGCGGAAGGAAGACTATAAAAGTCATGAAAACCTTCGTATCTTGCATACTATTGCAACTGATCATTAAACATTTAAGAAAACTAACATTAACAGTTCCAGCCCACGTTACATACTCGCAAACACCTAGAGATTTCCGAATATGAATGCAGAATCACATTTAAACTTATTACGATACTTACTCAGTTTTCAAGttacaagaagaagataaaaactAAAGATTGCAGCAACTTTTGTTTAAATATGCGTCCTCCAAAGAGCAATACGAATCATTAGGTAGACTAACTAAATCACATTAACAAGTAAGGATTTTACGGACTTACAAGATCAAGATCCTCTTTTTCAACAATCTCAATATCAGCAACTTGTCTTTCATATCGGCGTCTTAAGTAGGCTTCAACTTCCAATTCCATTTTATCCTGCAATTGGCAATGCGAGCTTTATTGACATCCCGAACAAAACTACGTGACTGTTACAGAGAGCATTCAGATGAAGCACAAAATAGAAATCAACATACCTTCGTCGCTGCATAGAAGTAAGGCCGGAACTTGTACTTTGTCTTGAAATAAAACCCGTCCTGGAAAAACAAATCCTCGCAACTCAGTCAAAATTGAAGATCCATCAACTTATACGAAGCTGACGGAGTAATGACTAAACAACAGCTCTCACCTGAGTAACGAAGTAAAGGTCCACACAGCTATAGGTTTTCCCAGTATCAGGATCTTCCCAAGATGACTGTAAAAAACGTAGTATCATAACCAATCAGTGAATCTAGTACTAATAAGATCAAACCACATACTCTGTATCAAGAATCGAGTTCGAAACCTAAGCTCGACACCCAAATTGAGTTCATAATAGAGTGTGCGACGGAGACTTACAGATGCGAATGTGAGTAGCCACCCGAGGCGCGTTTCACCTTCGGAGAAAAGCCCAAATCCGAGTTTAGATTCGAGTTCGTCTTCCGCCGTTTTCACGACCTTCTGCTTATTCGATCTCCGCGAGTCCTTTCGATCCCATCTTCGATTATCTCCGCTCATTTTTTTGCCTGGGGAGCGGCGATTAGTAAATTACGAGACACAGAGACTCCTGATTTGGAGCTTTCTTCCCACTGGAGAAGCTTCGAAGGCGATCTCgttctgagaaaaaaaaaattagggtttgcaAAAAAGGTTTCGCCGGTGGAGCTTCCTGGATGCAGGAAAGAGAGTGGGACACTACAGAGAGAGAAAAGATTTTATCATTTTCCCGCGCTTTCGATTTTACTTTTGCCCTCGGTTTTGGGATCTAATGGGCCGATGTAGAAGCCCATCTAAGCAACTTTTCAGATCTGCTCCAACATCTGCCACCAACCCCCATTAAATAGTAACTCAAATTATATGTTCAAACCAGATCTCGGTTTACTcctggtttggtttggttttctcggttttctcAGTTTTCTTAAAAAGAATCTCCAGAGACCGACTTATTCAcatcaaattttaaaactagatatttatgtgttacaaaaaacttttttttgtaataaaaaaaaactttattcaaatatttttattaagtttttttttatttctacaaAAACGATTACAGCAGATGACCAGTCCcaaattgaaataaaatatgttcGGTATTATACGACATTACACTTGGAGAAAGACGGGAAAGTGATTGGTTAACCAAAACACTGGTCGCTTGGAAGTGGACCAGGAACCGACCCGCTACCCAAGAACTGTAAACCGAACACCACAAGAATGGCTAGAAGCGACAGGTAAGACAAGCCTTCGACCGCACCCAGCAAACCAAACGGCCCATTTGGCAGACCCGAGCCGGTTTTGGTCTTGGTGTACAGAGACCAGCCCACGATGCCCAACACCACCAAGTAGCTCACACCTTCCAACGCACCGATTGAACCGGCCGGGCCTGGAGGTAAACCACAACCAGTGGTCTTCAGAGTGTAGAGTGACCATCCAATCACCGGCGTCGATACTAAACCACCGGCTATAGCTGCATTCTCAAGAAACGCGCCAGACTCGGTATCGTCCTTGGCCTTTGCCATGATCCTGCATGGCGTTTTAATTGGTTGCCGGATCAGTGTTCCCCTGTGAAACGACGGTGGTAAAGAGGCGTTGATCGGAGATAGCAGCAGCATTTTAAGAGAGATGAGAGTAAGAGAAAGATTGGCACTCGTTTACCACGAGTTTTCGGTATGGTGTGTGGAAGTGACAGAACTTCTGGATAAGCTTTTTAACAAGCCTTGACGACCGTTTGATCTAAATACATCATCACACGTTACACAATCCTAAGCAAACCATTAACTAACTATGATATGGCATATGTAAATGTAATGGATGTGAAACAAAGGACTAGATATATAACTCAAAAGATTAATCCACATAAGCATCTTACCAATTGAAGTAACAAAATTTATTTGTCTATACACTGAGATTCAAGCAGATCAATACAAAAGCTTCCACCGTCACTGCTTATTCAACGAAGAAGGTCCGGTTAGAAGAatcttgaataaaaatattgtttgctATAGCTTAGTATACacgaaaacaaacaaataactCTGGATTCAAACACGATGTCACGTGAACAAATCCATCATTGAATGTTATAAACAATACCAGacattttatatgttaaatttgattcaGTTATTATTCATTTCGATTCGATCCAAAAAAATATGGATATCTATAAGTTTTCCAAATAAATCAACCATTAGAAATCAATATCtgttaaaaatgaaacaaatcacaaataataaaaaaatttagagcCGGATACTTGATCAGCTATGgtttatatacaaatagatatatatttacgactaaatataaacttttaaatgtataattctatacaattattatttaacataaaatttaactaattttatttataaatttacttataaaatatatatttttaaaaaatacaaaatctttAACGAAAATTGCAATTTgtcttaaaatatttgttttataagaaaaatctattattttaaaaaatttataaaacacatagtttcataatttttagtttatattttatattatgtaaattttattttaagaaaatcaaatttGTATAATGTTTTATAGATTTACATATATTGTATAAAGTGGATAAAATATCCATAACTATCTGTaaatattcgtaaatatttacaaatttttcaGATATCccacaaaataaaacaaattgtaAAATCAGATATTCGTGAAATACGAAATAAATCACATGAAAATTATGGTATTATTCGATCCGTGTCCATCCCGGCTTATAATAATTGAGTTAAAAACCTTCATCCTGTAACATTATTTCCACGTGGGAGTGTGAGTATCAGTCGCTGAGACTGGGggatagtctttttttttttttgctataccGACGAACCCAAAAGCATCCCATCAATCCACATGTCTTTAAATATCTCTCTCTTCCACACCCATTTTGATTCCATTGCCATCTTCGTAGCGTGAGAGATATCATCACGcggcttctctctctctctatctccacCGACAAAAACATAATGGCGAACGGGGCCGTTAGATTGGATCTGGACGGAAAGCCGATCAAGCCGATGACGATCTGCATGATCGGCGCCGGAGGTTTCATCGGCTCTCACCTCTGCGAGAAGCTCCTGAACGAGACTCCACACAAGGTCCTCGCGCTCGACGTCTACAACGACAAGATCAAGCACTTGCTCGAGCCTGATACTTCCGAGTGGGCCGAGAGGATCCAGTTCCATCGCATCAACATCAAGCATGATTCTAGGCTCGAGGGACTCGTCAAGATGGCAGATCTGGTAACTATTCTTCTCCATAATGCTGATTGTGTGTAATATGCGAATGTGAAGCTGATTCATTGTGATAGTTACTGCGTTTGATGATTACACGCTCAGATCTGATCCGTGATCGGAGAATTTggatttcaaatttttgatctgttgtttttttttgttgcgtTGCAGACGATCAATCTCGCAGCGATCTGTACACCGGCTGATTACAATACGCGTCCTCTTGACACTATCTACAGCAACTTCATCGATGCTCTCCCTGTGGTAATGCTTAAGATGTGTTTACTTTTTTGAAATTGTGATCATGCCGATGCTTAAGATTTAGTTGTGTGACGTTGATTGTGGTCAATGTAGGTTAAGTACTGCTCAGAGAACAACAAGCGTCTTATTCACTTTTCCACCTGTGAAGTGTATGGGAAAACTATTGGAAGCTTTCTTCCTAAGGATCATCCTCTGCGTCAGGTCTGCCTTTTTTCTCCTCTTCACTCTGATTATGTCATTTTATTCCTCTGCTGAAACTGAAAGTCGCTGTGAAGTGGATCAAGGAACTATGTTTTTTGTGCAGTGGCAGACTCTCTGAAGATGGATTCatacattttaaattatatggttgttgttgttggttaaGACTTTTTATTCCGATTCATTGAGTAAATTTAACAGTACTAGCCTAACATCGAGAAAATGTAGTTTTCTACTTGCAATTATCTGAGTATGGCTTCGAGTCCCAACAACTACATGAAAAttggtgttttttttcttagttttcttATGCCAAGTTACAGTTTGTTTATGTCACGTGGTTCTTATAACTACTTTACTCGGTATTTGTTGTTCTTCACTGCTCACGAATGATGACTGTCTTGTTTTATACAGGATCCTGAATTTTACGTACTCAAAGAAGATGCATCCCCTTGCATTTTTGGCTCTATTGAGAAGCAGAGGTGGTCATATGCTTGTGCGAAGCAACTGATTGAGAGACTTGTCTACGGTATTGCAGTTTTTCTCTTACATGATAAGAAAATTCAATGTACACCTAGAGCAGAGGCAAAGAAgttatcatttattttgtttgtgtttgcaGCTGAGGGTGCTGAGAACGGACTTGAGTTCACCATTGTAAGACCGTTTAACTGGATTGGACCTAGGATGGATTTCATCCCTGGCATTGATGGTCCTAGCGAGGGTGTCCCTCGTGTCCTAGCCTGCTTTAGCAACGTAAGTATACAGTCTCAGTCCAATAACCCGGCTTCTTCTCGTCGCTGCCGCTTAAttgttttttacatttttgagATACTTTTCAGAACCTTCTGCGGCGTGAACCTCTCAAGCTTGTGGATGGTGGAGAATCGCAGAGAACCTTCATCTACATCAAGGATGCAATTGAAGCTGTCCTCCTGATGATTGTGAGTTTCATTCATTACTTATCCCTGTTAATATTTCGTTTTTGTTACACTATTACCAAAGAAGTTGCATCTGAATTCTTTATGGTATCTTTGACAGGAAAACCCAGAAAGAGCCAATGGGCATATCTTCAACGTAGGTAACCCGAACAATGAAGTGACAGTAAGACAACTTGCTGAAATGATGACTAAGGTGAGAACACTTGTTCACAAATAAGACCGATTGATTTTGGTTATACTTATGGCACGCTGAACTGCtactaaataaaaacaaaattttggacAGGTTTACTCAAAAGTGAGTGGAGAGACAGCAATTGAGAGTCCAACGATAGACGTGAGCTCCAAAGAATTTTATGGAGAGGGTTACGATGATAGTGACAAGAGAATCCCAGACATGACCATCATCAACCGTCAACTTGGTAATCTCTTTGTTTTAGCTGCTTTGTCTCTTCAAATTTAACCAAACCAATTGTTTATCTGATATTTTTGGCGTGGACAATGATTAGGATGGAACCCGAAGACTTCTCTTTGGGACTTGCTCGAGTCGACCTTAACTTACCAGCACAGGACCTATGCGGAAGCCGTTAAGAAGGCCACCTCAAAACCTGTCGCTTCTTAGAGGTCCATCATCACTTCGAATCATTTGGTGGCTACTATtccattctttttttgtttttttttaattcacccATATCACTAAAAACAGGCCAGTTCATGCGAGTGATACATCATGGTCGTTGGTTCTAGTTTACGCGTTATTGCTATATAGTATATGTTAATGTCTTTAAATTCGTTGTTGACGCTTTTATATCTTTGTACTTTGGCC encodes:
- the LOC130502078 gene encoding uncharacterized protein LOC130502078 gives rise to the protein MLLLSPINASLPPSFHRGTLIRQPIKTPCRIMAKAKDDTESGAFLENAAIAGGLVSTPVIGWSLYTLKTTGCGLPPGPAGSIGALEGVSYLVVLGIVGWSLYTKTKTGSGLPNGPFGLLGAVEGLSYLSLLAILVVFGLQFLGSGSVPGPLPSDQCFG
- the LOC130502079 gene encoding UDP-D-apiose/UDP-D-xylose synthase 2-like, encoding MANGAVRLDLDGKPIKPMTICMIGAGGFIGSHLCEKLLNETPHKVLALDVYNDKIKHLLEPDTSEWAERIQFHRINIKHDSRLEGLVKMADLTINLAAICTPADYNTRPLDTIYSNFIDALPVVKYCSENNKRLIHFSTCEVYGKTIGSFLPKDHPLRQDPEFYVLKEDASPCIFGSIEKQRWSYACAKQLIERLVYAEGAENGLEFTIVRPFNWIGPRMDFIPGIDGPSEGVPRVLACFSNNLLRREPLKLVDGGESQRTFIYIKDAIEAVLLMIENPERANGHIFNVGNPNNEVTVRQLAEMMTKVYSKVSGETAIESPTIDVSSKEFYGEGYDDSDKRIPDMTIINRQLGWNPKTSLWDLLESTLTYQHRTYAEAVKKATSKPVAS